ATCTTCTTATATCTGCTGACCTTCCAACTCAGATTGTCAATCATGCATGGCTCTGATGGTATCCTGAACATCAGCAGATGGCCCAGGGATTGTCTACCAGCCATTCAGGCAGCTAAGAGCTGGGTTGTGAAACCTGGACCCTGGAAATAGAGAGAGGCAAGCAAAAGACTGTAGGCAGTCCCCTCCTGAATATGTCCATCCTCAAAGAGTGGCTGGCTTCAAATCCCAAAGTAGAGGGATGCATATTTTTGTTGGAATTATTCTGCAGGTTGTTAACCAAGAAAACCAACTAAACATGGAATTAGTCTTAAAATTTATCTTTTTCATCTGTTGAGGAAATCTGTACATCCAATATATTCCCATATACTCTCGCTTAGATATCACACAGTGGACAACTGAGACAAACATGCAAGAACCCACAAAgtaaagcagtagagttgctgccttacagcgccagagacccaggtcggattctgactacgggtctggagttgtctgaagaagggtcccgacccgaaacgtcaaccatcccttctctccagagatgctgcctgtcccgccgagttgctccagctttgtgactatctggagtttgtatgttctccccgtgtcctgcgtgggttttctctgggtgctccaattcctATCTCACCCCAAAGAcgtccagtttgtaggttaattggctttggtaaaatcgcaaattgtccctagtgtgtgtaggatagtgttagtgtgtggggaatggctggtcggtgccaggctcggtgtgccgaagagcccgtttccgcgctgtatctctaaactaaaataaaccaaaacAAAGTAAAGTACAGTAAATTACATTTAACAATTATGTCATGTCTTGGCTAAGAAGCCACAACAAAAGGATGTGGCTAGACCAGATTAGAGGCAAGTGTAGGAAGGTCATGAATGAGAGAATGTTGTTTGCTGTCACTTCCTCTTGAGAATCATGCCCGCCCCTACGGGAATTTATCTGGATTATTCCAGTGCCTCAGCAACATCTCCACAACAGACATTGAGACTAAATTGAAAGGATACAAGCAGCCAAGGAATGTGCTAAAATACAATAAACTGATATATTTTAACAACACTAAGCAGAACAAAAAAAAGGAACTGACAAGATTTTTAGTTGTTTGCAAAAATGattgcaactttaaaaaaaatacagaaatGACTATTACATTGCTGCACATTCATAACCTTGATCTTCATGCCCAAGACCAGCCAACTTTGGTCAGAAAAGCCTGAGATAGGAGGGAGCTTTGCCAATGAACCGGAAGCTGGCTTCTGATCAGAAGGCCAGGCCCGAGGAACAGTGATCTTTGGATGGACAATCTCATTTCACAGACAGATCTCATACCTATTTAAGGCAGTGAAGTTAGTTATAACCATGTCATGAAAACTAAAATCACATCAACACCCACAATTCATTACTTAAATGTCATTGCAGTGTTTTTCACAGGTCTACCTATCTCTCCATTAGgggcgatagacacaaaagctggagtaactcaacaggtcaggcagcatctctggagaaaaggaataggtgatgttttcggtcaagacccttctttagacccaagGTCTCAAAGACCTCGactgtccaaagaagggtctgaacccgaaacatcacctattcattttctccagagatactgcctgacccgctgagttacaccagcattctgtgtctatcttcagtttaacccagcatctgccatCCCTTCCTCCACACCTCTCCATTAGGGATCGTGTGCAATTAATATGCCTACTGCAAGCCACAAGTTTGTCACACCATTGCCAGTTTGTGCAAGCTTCAGACCACCATATATCCTGTAATTAAATGACAATGTTAGATTTTCCTTAACTTATTCTCCAGCTGTCTCCTTCAGTCTTGTCTTAAGGGCACCTCCTCAAAGAAGAAGCCCAGGAATAAACCAGTAAATTTCCATTTACTCCCACCTAATTTCCGCTCTCTAGCTATTTGTCGATTAGACTGATAACAAAATTAATCTGCTCACGATATCCATTTGATGGAGGTTACAAAGGTACACTCAATTGGATAAAATGACTCAATTCTAATCTCCAAAGCATTTCCACTTAAAATGCAGTCAACCTGTGTTTTCTAATTTACTACATGGAGTTGCCATTTAGGTGATTGATTTATTATCAGTCCCATCAACTAAAGTCTGCTTTCAAACCAAGGAATCCAAGCACACAAGAAATATTCTCAAAAATATAACCGAAACACACTCAGTGGAAGACTTCAATACCTCCAGTCGAGATACGACATAATGAGGAGGTGTTCGTTCAGGAGCGTGAAGGAGAAGTTTCGGAAAGGGACAAGGGAGAGGTCAGTGCTGACACTTTTGCTCATTACATTCAGAAGACTTTTTTCCATGCCTGTGGATCATTGTCGACTGGTCAGCAACTCATTCAGTGCAGCTGGCCGAGCAGCTTGAAACAGAGCTTTTGTTCACGTACAATTCCTGCTGCTCGACTCAACAGCATCAGCTGACATCCTGGCTCTGAACCAACAAATCTGGACACTCGACAGAGCTAGATAAACAAACCAGTGTCTCAAATTGTCTGTTTTGGTTGGACCCTTGGTTGAAAAGCTGACTACATGtaacagaaggtatcacaaaatgctggagtaactcagcgggtcaggcagcatctcaggagagaaagaatgggtgacgctttgggtcgagaccctccatcagtctgaagaagggtctcgacccgaaacgtcacccattccttctctcctgagatgctgcctgacccgctgagttacttcagcattttgtgataccttcgatttgtaccagcatctgcagttattttcctacaggtaaCAGAAGTGACATAACTTGCtgcaggtggggaaggagggagaaaacATTTTAAAGTTCTCAGAGATCTTAAAATAACAAACCTTCGATTCAGATAGCTGATTCAGGTCAAAGTCTTATGAGGTGTCTCATCCTTAATCAGTGACTGGAACGAGAAAGATAAAGCAATGAACTGGCAAGTCAACTGATATAAATATTGGTGCAGTGAGGTTGACcttaccagaatgttgcttgATTCAATTTATTACCTACATTTAATATCTCATTGAATGGATGTTATTGTACCACTTCACACAGACTACGATCAATAACTGGAGCAGATTCACAGAAAGAACATCTGAAATTAGAACGCTCCTCATCAACAAAACAGTATATTTGGCATTTTAGATAGAAGAAATAAGGTTATCTACCCTAAGATATCTTGTACTGCATTGCTTCTTACTCCATGAATGCATCTTCTCCAGTACAACCAATTTACTTTAAACAAATAATGAATTCATAGCAGAAAGCAGCCTCAAATAACTTCACTGCTACTAGTGCTGAATGATTCAGCATTATATTTAATATCTTTGAATCTGCAAGTACAATCGGGGTCTTTATGTGGTTTATCAAAACATTAAtcaacatttttatttatttctccAATGTATTCCAGGGCGTGTCACATCGGGTATGGGTCATGCAGACTGAACATACAATAACAGCAGGCAGCCAAGCCAGTCTGGCCTTTAAGCACTCACAAAGTTGCTTGTGCCAGTTGGATTTGTAGTAAGCTTTCACACTGACAACCTTTTTCAATCTGGTCAATGTAAAGGCCAATACTGGATTGTTTGTAAATACACATTTGATGCTTGGCTGACCTTTTAGAAACTCTCAACATTCATTCTAAAAGTAAAATATTGagttgctggaaatttgaaataaatcagaaaatgctggaaatttgttAAATTTCCCAACACCTCCTGCAAAAGAAGCCACGGTGGTATAGAATAGCAGGACAGGCGTCTGGAGCCAAGTGGTCTACTCCCGCTCCTCTTTTCTTATATTCTTCAGAAATAGTTAACCCTACAAATCCATAAGATTTACCTATTAAACTTTAAATCTCCAATCCATGTTGTGTGACCTTCTTCTCATCAACTTCCTATACAGCTCCAAAGTCAATGCTTGTTCAAGAAACACATCTCATCTTCCAAAAGAAACAGcggtggagtacctcagcgggtcagtccgCATCTTCGGACATGGATAaatggagttcctggttggaacATCCTATCCTTACCTTccgccccattgagttactccagcactttgtgtttttgtccaagttcaggagcagcttcttccctacaatcaTCAAGCTATTAATCACTATAACCTCTTAAACCTGACACCTTCCAACTTGGCACATTATAATCATCAATCCCAGCCATTTTTCCTTGCATTTTCAGTattcatagatactgcctgatctgccaattatttccagcatttccatttATTATTTTGGATATCCTTTCCTGCTCGACAAAGCGATTTGGTACCTAAATGGCTATAATTTACAGAGTACCAATCCCCAGAGGAGAAATTAGCATAGCACTTAACTCCTACTATATTATGTTTAAAGTCATTACTTCCACATTTTGCTTTGCATCATTCTTAggattgctgtgtgtgtgtgaatgagatCATGCTTTAATTCCCACGTCCAGTGGCCCTTAAAGGTAatggttgattttttttctccccccactGTCCATTGGTGAAGTTCTACAGTTCCACCCAGATATCCACTCTGTCAGTCATTGAATGTGAAGATGATTTTGAAAGTAATGCTGTGCCTCATGTTAGTTCAAACCTGTGATCCTTGATCTGAAAATTGAGGCTTATTATGATAACTCTTCTGATTTGTTGTTTCTGCATTTGCTTTACACGTATTGAAGAACTCGACTAACTCAACCTTCAGTCATCTCTGCTGCTTAGAAGCTCAGATTTCCCAAGCATTTCTTTACAATACTTCATTAGATACAAGCTATCAATTCGATGTTCGATGCCAAACAAAAATTGACTAAATTACTCCCACCTCCCAGTACATTAACCTAGTAGATAATGTCTCTCCAAGTGGCAGAGAGTGTTTCAGCTTCCACCAACCTGCCAAGCATGTTTTACAATGTTCCCTTGAAGCATCTCAGGCTGATTTATTATATAAAAATGAACCAAGCAGATGATGAACTTCTTTTCAACGCGTTAAAGTGAATTGAGAGCAACATGTTCCTAACACTGAGCTCTGGAGCGCTCCActttttgttgttattttcagACTGTGAGCCCTTCTAACCAACCACAAACAAAAACAATCTCAGTAATCCTCGATTTTGCCCATATCCTTGCCCCCTAACTTGCACAATACGAAGTACAGCGGTGCCTGGTACCTGTAATAGGAGAGCAGCCCGTTACTCAGCACGAACCAGCGGCGCTGGTAACCCTTCAGGTAGTTGGTCCATTTGTGCAGCCAGCCCCGGCGGGTGTCGGCGTTGGCGGCCCGGGGCAGTGCCGGGCCCGCAGAACCCACAGCCTCACTCATCCCGCGACCAAAGGGGCAAGTCTCCGCACGGCGCCGAGAGAGGCGAAGTGGCCAGCCggctggaagggagggagggcggcAGACGGCTTCTCCATGGAGGAGGCGGGCcccgaggaggaggtggaggcggGGGCGGCGCAGCCTGGCCTGGCCCGGCCCAGACCAGCCTCTGCAGAAGGTCCGGCAAGATGCAGCGAGGGGCTTTCAGGTACCGGCCACCAGCCTGAGCCtcaacacacatacacagacgcgttaaaaaaaaaaatcctattgcGAATTGTCAGCAGCAATCTCCACGCAATGGTAATCCTCAGTTTTTaaatacatatttatatatatttcattgttgttcgtccttcgggttcgaagatgaccatgacttcactctcagttggaggattggtgcacCAATCTACATCTTTTGGGACATCAGTGGCGCCAGTCTTAAAACATGGTTCTTGTGTTTGGTTGGTAGAGAGGAGAGCTCCTCAAATGATGGAAGCATTTAACTGCTTGATTACCCTGTCCTATTCAACCATTTCCAGATTTTATCAAAATCTTTCCAACTTAAACGCTGAATATGTTTGTTAAAGACACAATACCCCAGCAAGGACAACGGTTACTGGGGAAAGACATTATTAAATTCAAGGAAAGAGGCACATAGAGTCGCCAGAATATCGGGGAGTAGGTTAACAAGGTTCAGGTGGCCAAACCAATATTAGCTAATTAGACCCTGCTATTACCAATGCCAGGGAATGGCCTCTCCTAGCCGATCAGTCAGAAATAGGGATCAGGGCGGCATCTAAGGGAGTTTGCGCTGTCACAGTGCACTTAAGAAGACAATCAGGAAGGCAAAAATAATATGAAAAGGAACTCCCAGGTAAGGCAAAGGAAAATTCCAAGAGATTCCAGTCGGTATATTAAGACTAAAAGGGTGGCTAGGGAACTAAAAAGGGCCCAGCGTGGTGGAGGTGCCAGAACTAAAAAGGACAAGTGAGGCAATAATGAATACTTTGTAACATTCTCTAGTCCCTATACAAGTGGCGACTCTTTacatactttgtgtatggtatgcaaaacaaagaatttcactgtgacatgttacatgtgataataaagtgtcATTCAATTATTTGGAACATacttggagtaccgtgtgcactTCTGGTAACCCAGTTTATAGGAAGACCTAATTAAGTTGGAAGGGTGCAAAATAGATTCACCTTGAGTTATGTGGAGAGGTTGATTAGATTGTGGCTATTTTTTTTAAGAGCGTAGAAGGCTGAGTGACGATCTTGGTGTGCAGGACAATGGGAGGTTGGATAATGCAAACGTGTAATCTTTTTCCCAAGTTAAAAGTTTCTCTGACTAGAGGGCATTGGCTTAATGTGAAAGAGAAGAAATTTAAGAAGAGCCGAGGGGTCAACTTTTTCATTAAGAGGATAGTCTGTATCTTGAATGATCTTCCAGAACTGGATGCCATTACAACTTAAAAAAGACATAAAGATAGATAAATGGGTAGGAATGGTTTAAAGGgacgtgggcagaaggcaggtaAATGGAACAAGTCCAATTTGCCAAAGTGTGCCGAAtgacctattttcatgctgtactgATCTATGACTCTAACACCTGAAGTATGGTCTACAGATTTGATCTTCTTATCTAAAAAGGGATATACGTGTCTCTGATGGAGTGCATCGAAGATTCATTGCAGTGGTAGATTTGTCATATGATGAGCgattttaatttagattagtttaatttagactaAAGCCTGCGCTCTCCAAAGTTGGAAAGAATGATAAGAAAACCCGTTCAAACTGACAAAATACTTACagggtttaatgtggataatgttGTGCCTGGCTGAGGACTCTGGGACCAGAGATCACTGTCCAGGAATAAGGAATAGATATTTAGGAGTtgaagaggttggtgaatctttgTACTACTCTATCCTGGAGAACTGTAGAGGATCAGTCATTATTCATTCAAAACAGATCAATATATTTCTGGATATTAATGGAATCAAATGATATGGGGGTTACTGCAAGAAAATAATGTTGAGGTCAGTGGTCAGCTGTGATCTTCATAAACATTATCaccggctcaaagggccaaattgcctccttctGTTTCTACTTTTTACATTCTTAAacattccgaagatagacacacaatgctggagtaactcagcaggataggcagcatctctggagaaaaggaataggtggcgtttcaggtcgagacctttcttaatCAGCATGTTCAACATTTTGCAATGCAAATTTATGAACTAACAAAATActgtaattatatatatatatatatatatatatatatgcatatatttaTTATTGCCGCTTCCATCCACAATCACAAGTTGCTTGTAAAACTTCCCCGAATCGCACGGAGGCGCTGTGCAGGTGCCGCCCTAGGACCATTCGTCCAGGCTCGACGTTTCCACCCGGAGGGACAGTGAGCGGAGAGCGCGGAGGCCGGTGGTTGCTAGGGAAGAGCAGGTAAATAACCGACAGCGGCCTGGGGCCTGGGATTGCGGGCggcgggcggagggagggagggcggacaGCGGCGGGATGGCGAGCCTTGGGCAGCGGCGGGAGTTATCGAGGTTCGGGCCCCGGGCCGGTCGTTCGTGAGACGTCACCTGCTAAATGGCTTGGTTGCCTGAGCTCGTACATGAAACAAACCGAATCATAAATTCCTTCATTTTGTACAATAATCACAGTGAATCCGACCTAAAATCATTTTTTTGAAGTCATACAATACTGTTGGAATAAGATTTATCCAAAAGCAGTCTGAAAGTGTTATTAATAATCGAATTGCTTTTAGCACGAATTTTCCGATTGTACATtaatatgtaataataataataacaatgcattacatttatatagcgctttttatatactcaaagacgctttacagggatttagagaacatagggaagtgaataaatagataaataagtaaacgaacagagaccATTGAAAGAATAAATGTAACCAATTGTGTTCATTGTAACTGTATTGTTCCATTGAAACCAATAGAACAGAACAGCGCAGGAGTTGGTCCTTCAGACCATCTTATCTGCATTGATCATGATGCCATTGGAAACAGatcccatctgtctgcacatggtccCTATTCATGATCATGTATCTGTCAAATTCCATTTGAAATGATACTATTTGAAATGATACTATTGTGTCTGCATCCAGCACGTCTCCTGACAGAGTGTTCCAGACACTTAACACATTCTGTGCAAAAAGAAAAGTCTTGCAAATCTCATTTATCTTTCTCCCCTTCATATTAAagctctaccctggggaaaaaaaatctgactatctaccctgtttatgcctcacataattttatattctggcTGTTCATCCCTTCAGCCCCcaatgctccagaaaaaaacaatccaaatatGTCTAATCTCTCCTGATAGCTAATACTCTTGTCCAAGCAACATCCTGCTGAGCCTctactgcatcctttccaaagcttcctgaTCCTGAAATGTACAcattactccagctgtggccttagCAACGTTTTATACAGTTGCCACATGATTTTCTGATATTTATATTAGTGCCCTAACTGATAAAGGCAAATATACCATATGCTGTCTTTATACCAccctatttacttgtgttgccactttcagttagctatggacttgcaccccaagatcgTTCAGTATATCAATGTTTACCTTCCTCCCCTAAGCTTGACTGGCCAAAGTGCTATACCTTACACTTGTagagattaaactccatcaatcatttctctgcccatatttccAACTGGTCTGTAGCTTGGTGTATCTTTGATGACCTTCGTCAATATCCACAACTCAGCCAATTTTTGTGACATCTGAAAACTTATTAACCAGCCCATCtagtttcatccaaatcatttgcaTATAAATGAGCATCAGCCACCCCAGCACTAATCCCTGAATCCGCTATTCGCGCACTTCAAATCAGAATGACATCTCTACCACTAACTACCCTGTTTTCTttgtccaagccaattttgaaccgCATCAATAATGGCACTAAGGGTgccttaatcttttggatcagcctaccgtttgggaccttgtcgaatgctttataAAAGTCCGTGTATACAATGTCCACTGTCCTTTCCTCATCAGTCATCTTCATCACCTCAAAAAACTTGATCAAGTTTGTAAGACGTGACCGCCCcaacacaaagccatgctgactatccttaatgtCAAATACCTTTCCAATTGTGAGTTGATGCTATCCCTTAGAATCTTACTGAGGAGGAAGATCAGTCATAATTTTAatgaatggcagaagacaaagggtcTCCTGCTCTTATTTCTTGCGTTCTTATGATCCATGTACTTGGAAGAGTTATGGAATTTAAATCAATTTGAATATAAATAAAGGGAACAAAGTGACAGCTGGATTTCCTGCTCTTTagggatatgtgtgtgtgtgtgcccaagAGTGTTGCATTTTTCTTTGGTGCCGTGGTAATGGTTTGTTTTTGGCGTATTTCAGTGTGAAGGGTTGCTCCAGTGATAATATGGCCGTACCACAGCCGTCTGCATTATCTGGCCTGGATGCACAGCAGACTCTCTTGGCGACAGTCAGTGGAAATGTACAGAAATATACAGTCAAGAAGAAAAAGATCCTCAATGCAGAAGAGCTGGAGCTGTACGAGCTCACACAGGCAGCTGGCGTAGTTATGGACCAGGAAGTGTTCAAGTAAGTTTAGAAATAATTACCAAAGCTTAACATTGGCTGGTGTGTATTCGTTACACAGTTTGTAAACATGGATAgtttttccgttgactggatagcgcacaacaaaaaagctttttgctgtacttcGGTACTCGTGATAATGaaccaaactaaaacaaaaaaaacacagctAAATAAACAACTGTACATTTACAAAACAATTTTTGGTTTATTTGAAAtgtgaaattgcaaaggacttaaAATATTTTTCATAATTGTAGCAATTAACCATATGGCCTTTGATAAAGATAGAATGCCTTCCATTGAATGGAATAATTTCTAAAACTAATGATGCTGAAGAAGCCGATTTTGATCCTGCATGAAACTTCAAACTATGACGTCTCCTGATTCTGTTTAATATTGTATAGCTACCTGACTGGCACACTTTCTTTCAAAACAGCTGTTGTGGTTCAAGTTCTGTGTTAGAAATTTAGCATTACTAAGGAACGTAAGACAAATTATCCATTCAACCCCTACACTTTTCAGCTAGTTCTTTGCTGCTGTGTATAATATATCCATTTATCTACATTGATTTGATAATTGACTAATATTTCTGTTTAACTAAAacctacttattcacaaaatgctggagtaactcagcaggtcaggcagcatctcgggagagaaggaataggtgacgtttcgggtcgagacccttcttcagacctaaaaccTACCCACCTCAGATTTGGTATTTTCTATTGACTTAAATAATTATCCCAcagttcatttatctcattactaTTTGTGGAAAATATGTGTGTGCAGATTGATTAGCGTGTTTATTATATTGCAGCCGCAACTATGCTTCAAGGTATTATTTTGGCTCTAAGGAGCTTTGACGTCTGCTGAGATTGCAAAAggagctatataaatgcaaactgCTTTTTCTTCCTATGTTTAATAGCTGTAAACTTGTTTAAAGACTCTTCTGTCTTTCAAACTTttcggttcttcagactgaagaagggtcccaaccgaaacgtcacccatccattctctccagagctgctgcgtgacccgctgagttaccccagcatctaatgtctatctttggtataaaccagcatctgcagttcctgttttaTTAGGTTTTAACTTAAATAGCTTTAaaatttccctttcccccaatGAAATGTCACAGCTCGTCTTCACAGATTGAGAGCCACAAACTATTTTTCTTATCCTTGAACTATTTGCCATGACCTTGCTTTTATATTAGCATAGTAGGCTTGATAACTGCTGTTATTTAGGTATGGTGCCCAGTATATTTTAATGCCATTATCAACATCTCACGTTAAACAATGTTCATCTTTGTGACGCTTTCATATGAACTATTACTTAAGTAGGAAATTGGTGTATCTGTGCACATCTATTGATTGTACAAATGTTCTAATTCCTCTATCTGTTCCTGCTTCCTGCCCATTAGGATAATTGTGGATCTGTTGAAGATGAATGTGGCCCCATTGGCAGTTTTCCAGATGCTGAAAGCTATGTGTGCAGGACACAAAACTGCTGAGGTATCATCAACGGAAACACCATTGACTACAACACAGAGCAGCTTGGCAGACTCCAGAGGTGAGAAATGAACAGTTGACTGGTGCCAGCATCCCCAGTAATTAGTATAGGACAAGCAAAAATTGCATTGAATATATAATATCCCAAGTCTTGTCATTCTCACACAGATTATATGCTTCACAGGGGTGCTGTGTAGATATTTTAAATGGTTTCCTGAAGAGCTGAGAAGCCTGCAGATTGAGGCTGTTTTATTACTGAAACATTAATCCACTTGGTACCTGAATAAGGAGGCTGACATTTGCATTTGTTAATTTAAAATTCCACATTGATGAGCTCAGtttattttctttcttctgcCTTTAAATAGACCTGACTCATGAATAGACCTGACTCATAAAAGGGAAGAATTACATTTGCATCACTGGTGCCTGTTTTTTCTGAATCTGTCCAGTACATATGTCTATGATTGTTGGTTCGGTAAATTCACAGTGTGAGGTGTGCCATTGGTGGAGGGGTCCTCTCTGAAAGAAGGGTAGATGGAGGCAAAGTTGACCCAAAACCAATCGGTTGTATGTTCCACTGGTTAAAATGAAACCTTTAGCTGGACCTTAGAAGTGCATTATCTAGCTTCTACTCAGCCAAggctaaaataaaaaaatgttttaagtaAAATAAATTCAACAGCATAATTTTTTTTTGATGAACACAAACAACTGTTCATTTGAAACTGAGGAAAATGAATGGAGCAGGGAATGCTCATTACCGGATGTTTGATATACTGTAAACCTCAACTCGTAATTCACCCATCTACACTCTACCCACAGCCACTCTTAACTTTGTGATTTGTCTCGGAGAAACTTTCATGGGTACAGGCACCCTATGCTCAATTATGCAGACCTAGTAAATGAGTGTTGCAAGCCAAAGTGTATTTTGCACTTAGTGAATGTTTGGCATTTTCCAGTTGGGAAGAATTAGTGGCTAGATTTT
This Rhinoraja longicauda isolate Sanriku21f chromosome 25, sRhiLon1.1, whole genome shotgun sequence DNA region includes the following protein-coding sequences:
- the mzt2b gene encoding mitotic-spindle organizing protein 2 isoform X1, with protein sequence MASLGQRRELSSVKGCSSDNMAVPQPSALSGLDAQQTLLATVSGNVQKYTVKKKKILNAEELELYELTQAAGVVMDQEVFKIIVDLLKMNVAPLAVFQMLKAMCAGHKTAEVSSTETPLTTTQSSLADSREHSFISAKNSKIPALSFSSALRSPRLGTKIMVYNPADACSPLSQGPPGSLQFSCCLFSPFSVRNKSNTAISGTQTQTERSTAREGSNQRMPRQPSATRVPKGSSTGKATGSSSSAHTASTQ
- the mzt2b gene encoding mitotic-spindle organizing protein 2 isoform X2, with the translated sequence MASLGQRRELSSVKGCSSDNMAVPQPSALSGLDAQQTLLATVSGNVQKYTVKKKKILNAEELELYELTQAAGVVMDQEVFKIIVDLLKMNVAPLAVFQMLKAMCAGHKTAEVSSTETPLTTTQSSLADSREHSFISAKNSKIPALSFSSALRSPRLGTKIMVYNPADACSPLSQVRNKSNTAISGTQTQTERSTAREGSNQRMPRQPSATRVPKGSSTGKATGSSSSAHTASTQ
- the mzt2b gene encoding mitotic-spindle organizing protein 2 isoform X4 — translated: MASLGQRRELSSVKGCSSDNMAVPQPSALSGLDAQQTLLATVSGNVQKYTVKKKKILNAEELELYELTQAAGVVMDQEVFKIIVDLLKMNVAPLAVFQMLKAMCAGHKTAEVSSTETPLTTTQSSLADSRVRNKSNTAISGTQTQTERSTAREGSNQRMPRQPSATRVPKGSSTGKATGSSSSAHTASTQ